Proteins from one Limanda limanda chromosome 4, fLimLim1.1, whole genome shotgun sequence genomic window:
- the etnk2 gene encoding ethanolamine kinase 2 has translation METQILVPVGSPVIRKIPIFVDEHDVVGGAMEIIKELRPAWDSSLVKTKLFTDGTTNKLVGCYVEESPDDVVLVRVYGNKTELIVNRDNELKSFQVLHANGCAPRLYCTFQNGICYEFMQGDALGTQDVRDPTLLRMISGEMARIHAIHAHNGCIPKPDLWIKMRQYFSLVATEFTDQASNIRIQQEVPSKAVLEEEMVWMNEHLSKLGSPVVLCHNDLLCKNIIHNEKEGHVRFIDYEYSSYNYQAFDIGNHFNEFAGMAELDYGLYPSQEMQMDWLKIYLQAYKLFTKNTEEVSPRELETLYVQVNKFALASHFFWGFWALIQAKYSSIDFDFLGYAVLRFNQYFKTKPAVMAMQIPE, from the exons ATGGAGACTCAGATACTGGTGCCCGTCGGCTCGCCGGTCATCAGGAAAATCCCCATCTTCGTGGACGAACATGACGTGGTGGGGGGAGCGATGGAGATCATCAAAGAGCTGAGACCGGCGTGGGACTCCAGCCTGGTCAAGACCAAG CTCTTCACTGATGGAACCACCAACAAGCTGGTGGGCTGCTATGTGGAGGAGAGTCCGGACGATGTGGTGCTGGTGCGAGTATACGGCAACAAGACAGAGCTGATCGTGAACAGAGACAATGAGCTCAAAAGCTTTCAG GTGCTACATGCAAACGGTTGTGCGCCCCGCCTCTACTGCACCTTTCAGAACGGCATCTGCTATGAGTTCATGCAAGGGGACGCTCTTGGGACGCAGGATGTCCGGGATCCTACCCTGCTCAG AATGATATCCGGGGAGATGGCTCGTATCCATGCAATCCACGCACACAACGGCTGCATCCCCAAACCCGACCTCTGGATCAAGATGAGACAATACTTCTCTCTTGTGGCCACAGAGTTCACAGACCAAGCCTCCAACATCAG GATCCAGCAGGAGGTGCCCAGCAAGGCCgttctggaggaggagatggttTGGATGAATGAGCATCTATCCAAACTTGGCTCCCCTGTAGTGCTTTGCCACAATGACCTGCTCTGCAAGAACATCATCCACAACGAAAAAGAGG gtCATGTTCGGTTCATTGACTATGAATACTCCAGCTACAACTACCAGGCCTTCGACATCGGCAACCACTTCAACGAGTTTGCAG GTATGGCTGAGTTGGACTATGGGCTGTACCCCAGTCAGGAAATGCAAATGGACTGGCTCAAAATTTACCTGCAGGCCTACAAACTCTTCACCAAGAACACAGAGGAGGTCAGCCCGCGGGAGCTGGAGACACTCTATGTACAGGTCAACAAGTTTGCTCTG GCTTCTCACTTCTTTTGGGGCTTCTGGGCACTCATCCAGGCAAAATACTCCTCCATCGATTTTGACTTCCTcgg